The sequence below is a genomic window from Acidobacteriota bacterium.
CAAGTTCCAGTTCCGGCCGGGTACACAATGCTAAATAAGGCTCTAAAGGAGGCGGCTACATATTCGGCCAAGTCTGCTACTCCTGGCAATCGGCGGGTGATCATCGCTTTTACGGATGATGAGGATACGGCAGGCTCAACTGACTCGCTCAACCAAGCGTCCCACGCTATATTCAGCTCTGGAATCGTCGTGTGCGGCTTCATAGTTCGCGTCCCGTCCAGAGTATTTTACCCGACGTCGGAGGGCGGCGTTGCCAAACTTGTTCGGCAAACTGGAGGTGTCCCTTTGTTCGTTGACGAAAGAAAGCTAGGGGAACAAATGGCCGGCGTCGTTAGATTGCTACATCGCCACTACGTCATCGAGTATGTTCCCTCGAATGCCAAGCACAATGGGAAGTTTCGCAGAATACGGTTGAGACTTTCGCCCGATGTAGAGAAAAGAGAAGGTAAGCTAGATATCTTGGCCAGGGAGGGCTATTACGCGCCGACGAGATGAATAGCAGCTACGCGTTCCGGCGGCGGAAGAACCGCATCGTGAACATCGCCGCGCACCAGATGAGACCCGAAGTCGCCATGATCGCCCACCCGAAGTCTTCGACCATCGATGAGAATCGCCCGGCGATCCCGCCTACCAGCCACGCGCCGAAGAACGTCGTCGCCGAAAGCCGTCGCGCCCAACGGACCTGATTCGATATTCGTATCCGCTGAAGCTCGGCTTCCAGAAAATCGTCGTCCTCCATCAAGCGCCCATAGTAGCGAGCTTCACGCCCGGCCATTCTCGCCAGCGCCACGTCATTGCTTGCAGCCGCCGCGTTGTAGTAGTGAGCCACGTGGGCGAGCTTTCCGTCTCGAAGCGCGATCTCAGCAAGCCCGACGTTCGCGCGAAAGCGCGCGGGATCAAGCTGGAGCGCACGGCGAAAACAATCGGATGCGCGCTTGAAGTCGAGCCGCTCGAAGAACGCTTCACCGATTCGCTCGAGCAGATCCGGCTGGTCTCCTGCAAGCCGCGACGCAAGCCTCAAACAAGCATCCGAGCGTTGAAGCAAGCGCGCGTCTTCCCTCTGCGCAGACGAATGAAAGAAGCGGGACATCTCGTAAAGAAGTTGCGGATTGCGCGGCTCCTTTTCGTAAGCGACCCGGAAATAGCTGGACGCCTGGGCGAGCTTGCCCGCGAGCTTCAACGAGTTGCCTATGCGGCGCAGCAGTGGCGCAGGCATCGCCGCGATGTCGCTCTTGAGCACGGGCGAGCCTTTGAGCGCGTTGCCTGTTTCGAAGTATTCGAATATCTCAGAGGACCGGGGATCCAGTTTGTGCGGGCCGGCCGCGCGGAACAGAGCCTTGATGAACTTCGCATAGGTCGAGCGGTGCGAGCGAACTACTATATCGACGCCTGCTCCATTGATGCGGGTGTGATAACTGATTCGCGCATCGCCAGTGGCGAAGCTGACTCGTGTTGTCTCGGTTGTGATAGCTTCGATGTCGGCTATCGATAGCTCGCGGCGAATGCGGAACAGATGAGTCAGAAGAAAAGCGAACGGACCGCGATGCCGAATCGTGCTGCCGTCAAACTCGATTCGGTCGAAGACCGCGGCCACTACTATCGGCGCGAGCAAGGCCCAGCAGGCGAGCGCCGCGAAGAGCCAACCTTGTTTTAACAGAGTCGACCCAACGGTAATCACAACTGCGGCAGACAGCGTGTAGGGGACGAGTCCGGGGCGTATGCTGATGGTCTCCATCTGGTTGCTTCAAGTCTATTGTGCGGTGAATAGGGAGGCAACACTAATACGAGCAAGGTAGCACAGACTTTAGTCTGTAGTCTGTGTCGCGCCTCGGAACAGCGCATCGTCGCCTTTAGCCAAGCGCACACAGACTAAAGTCTGTGCTACTTCAAAACCAACGTGCCTCGGCGGACGTCACCGTCATCTCCCGGTCGAGCTCTACACGCATCCGCAAGTCGAAGCGAAGATCGCGCAACGACACGACTGTTGTCCCGTCGGCTCGCGTTTCGACGCTGGCGGCGCCGTAGCGCAAAAAGTCCAGAACGACTCGCCCTTCGTTTGAGCGGCGCAATGCATCCGCGATCTGCGGATCCAGCGCCGGCAACTCCCGCCACTGCTCCCGCCGATCGGTGAGGTCGATGTTGCGCGTGTAGACTGCGTCGCCACTCTGCGCTGCGGCCTGCCACGCGAGCGGGTTGCCAGGCGCGGGCCAAACGGCCATCGAGGTCACTCCGCCGACCTTCAAGGAATTCTGAGCCTCCTTCATTGCCGACTGATGAGCCATCCACATACCGGAGTAGTACAGGGCAAGCAGCAGGAGGGAATATCTTGCGAGCCGCTCGCCTGCGCGGCCCCAGCGAAACAGAGTCCCTGCCACGACAACGCCCAGTCCCAGGAACCAGATCACGCGAGCCAACGTTGGGACGGTCAACGTCTCTGCATCGGAAACGTGGCGAAGCGCCAGACCGACTACCAGAGCTGCGATTATTCCTATCACAAGCCAGAGAAATATCCGCGCGGCATCCGTCGTGCTGAGCCAGACGGCGGCCGACCCGAGTATGAGCCAGATCCACGGATCGACCACAAAAGCAACGTCGCCATAAAACCACCGATGGCTGAACGGCAACAGCGGGCGCACGCCGTAAACGTTCGTGAAATCCATGAACGCGTGCCCAAGCCCGCCCAGATACGCAAGCAGAAAAATCCTCATCGGCCTTAGCGGCCTTCTAAAAGGGTCGCGGCGCAAACGAAACTGGCGATCGACAAACATCAGCCCAAGCGTCAGCGCCGCCGCCACCAGCGTCAGCCCGACGAATCCGTGAGTGAAGCCGCGATGATATTCAAGATAGGAGAGTGTGCCGCCCTGAAGGCGCCAGAGCACGTCGACATCGGGAAGATTCGATGAAATCACGAGCGCTGTAGTCGCAAGCGGGGTGACGCGTTCGAGCCCTGCTTTTGCAAACGAGAGCCCCAGAAGTGTATGCGCCAGGTTTTCCATTTAGAGAAGAGGTGTTAGTAGCGATGCTGGTTTCGGGCGCAAGCCTGCTCACGGTTGGACGGGCATGGAAGTTTCGGGAGGCAGTTCTTTGAGCCGGTCAGGCGCCAATGCTTGGAGCCGCTTCTCAGCCTCCGCTCCTGCCCCTGACGACCGGCCGGATTTGGCCGCTTCCAAATAGGCCTCCACGGCCTTTTCTGTGTCCCCGGTCTTTTCATAGACCCGGCCGAGACCGACCTCGACCGCTGGTTTCAAAGTCCGCGAGGAACTGAGCAATTGCTGATAAAGCGAAATGGCTTTCTCGTCGTCGCCGTTGACGGCGTAGTTTTCGGCAAGCGCAAGCCGCGCGAGGTCCGAGGCAGGAGGATCGTTTTTGTTGACGGCCTGCTCCAGCAAGCTTATGCCCTTGTCGCGATCGAAGTGAAGGTAGCTAACCCCCGCATAGTAACGACCGATTGAACCGTAGTAACTGGAGTAGTCGTTGGCGAGACGTTCGAACGCTTCGGCCGACTCTCGCCACCTGGTTTGCTCGTCGGTGTAGAACTTGCCGGTGGGCGGTGTTGCGGTGGTCGATGTGGGATCCTGAACCGGCGCGTTGAACTTCTCGAAGGCGTCGGAAAACGCGGTCTCGGCCTTTGACTTCCGGTAATCAAAGAAATAACTCCCGGCAACGTAGAGCAGAACAATTCCGGCAATGACTCCCACAGCAATCACGACCGGCCGCCCGCGCTCCTGGAGCCAGTCCTGCGTCGCCTCGTAGAACCGGATGATCGGGTCGTGTTTGAACTTCATCTCCTTGACGGAGACCTTCTTCTTCTTTCTGCCTGGTTTCGCCAAAGCTGTGAGCCTCCTTGGATCTGTGACTGGAGCAAAGCCGGAAGGACGCCTGCGCCGTCTGGTAAAGCAAACAAGAACATAGCGGCCAGCCTCGCGCGCTGTCAAGAAACACCAGGGAAACCAGTGCCTGCGCGCACGCATTGTGCTAAAGTTTTACAAGTCGGAACATTCTGGCCGGACAAGGTGTCTAACCTAGCGACAAGTGAGGTGAAGGGCCATTGCCCGTTTCGCTTGGAGCTACACGGCGCTCGGCTTCATCAGGCCGGGCGGTGGCCCACTCCGGTCAGGCGTTACCGAAGGAGCGCCATTCAATGTCAGCGAGAGACATGGCCGCACTGGAGCAAAATACCCTCGCCGGTCTCGATCTCGATGCCGGAGCGATAGAGCACCACCCTGAGGCGGGGTTGATTTCCAGATTGCGCGCCCGCGATCTTGCTGCCTTCGAAGAACTGGTGGCTCAGTTTGAGCGGCCCGTCTACGCGTTGTGTTTTCGCCTGCTCGGAGATGCCGAAGAGGCGCGGGACGCGGCGCAGGAAACCTTCTTGAAGGTCTACCGGGGACTGGGCGGGTTTCGCGGCGAGGCGGGATTGAAGACCTGGATTTATCGAATCGCGATAAACCAGGCGATGAATCAGAAACGCTGGTGGCGGCGGCGCCATCGCGACGAGACCATTTCGCTGGACATAACGCGAGGCCAAAGCGATACGACCATCGGCAACTTGCTTCCGGGCCGCGCCCGCTCGCCTGAAGCGCAGGCGATTTCCAGCGAACGCGAGCACAACATAATGCGCGCGCTCGGCGAGATCAAGGACGAGTATCGGATCGCGCTGATGCTCCGCGAAATTGAAGAACTATCGTACGAGGAGATCGCCCAGACGTTGGCGATCTCGATTGGAACCGTCAAGTCACGCATCGCGCGCGGACGCGAAGAACTCCGCCGCCGCGTGAAGGATCTGTTATGAAGAGTGATGCGTAATGCGTGATTCGTGACCGGAGGCAGCAGGTTTCAACGCATCACGAGGTCAGTTTTTATGGAATGCAAGAAGTTTGAACTAACAGCCTCGGCTTACATAGACCGGCAGCTCCACGAGAATGAGGCGGCTGAGTATCGGGAACACCTTTCGACCTGTGAGGGTTGCCGCTTGCGTCTTGTCGCGACAGAAGCCGTGTCTCTAGCTTTAAGAAATGCTGATCGGCCGGCGGTCCCGCGTGAGCTTCGCAGCTACATTATGACCGAGGCGACGAGACGTGCTCGCAGAGAGATCAGTCTATCGGAGAGCCTGCTTATGTGGCTCTTGAAACTGAACCCCCGTCCAGTGGCTTATGCCACCGGACTGGTTATTTCGCTGCTGTCGTTTTCGGCTCTATTCTCGAGCTTCAGACCGATTCCATTTAGCGAGAGTCAGAGCGAAGCAGCAGCGATATACCCGATCATCAGCGGCTCGGACCGGGAATATCACAGCTACAACAATCTGCCTCCCGACCGGGGATTAACTGATACCGAGCACTACTACCAACTGCCGCGCGTACTCGACAACAGCGCACTGGTCAGCTTCAGCCATATTGCTTACCAGAAGCGCGGCAACCAGGGCATGTCCGCGCTGGTCGAAGTTGATTCGGATGGACGCGGAAGGCTGGTGAATGTTATCGATGCGCCCACCGACCCATACATGATCGAGCAGTTGTGGTGGTCGCTGCGCAATCGGACTTTTCAACCGGCAACTGTGTCGGGCCGCCCCGTCTCTACTCGCATCATCCTGCTGGTGGAGAAGGTCGACGTGAGTGGATGAAAACCTGTCAGCAATCAGTTGCCGTGTTCGCTTTTGAGTACTGACCGCTGACAACACGCCCCGTCCGACGAGCGCCTTCCTTTCAGATTCCCGAGAGCGCCTTAACAATTCAACAGAGCGCCTGGCGCGGCATCGTGCTGTCTCATACGTGAGTCACGCGCTGGAGCTGCGTAAATGGAGAACAGTCATGTTTGATCAGCTAGTTGTGTCTACGGTTCAGAGGAGCAAAAGAAGAACTGCGAAGTTTTTCTTCGGGACTGGGGTTTTCTATCTGGTGGTGGTCTCTAGCGCCTTCGCTCTTTCGATACTCATGGCCAACCCGAGGCTTGCGGACACGGAAGTCTTGACCCTTGTAGGCCGATTGCCTTCTCCACGCTCGCCGATTGTCCACGAGATTCGTCAAGGCTCGCCATCCACGACGCCGCCGGACCTTAACAACGTACAGGACTTTGATGCCATTCTAAGCCACCGCACTACAACACAACGAAGGTTTCCATTGCCGCCCGGCGCGTTCGTTCCGTCGGGTCAAGCTTGGCTAGGCGCGGAAGGTGAGGGCGGCCCACCATCCGGCATTGGCAGCCCTGGCGTTTTCGGCGGGGAGAGAATGGGTGATCCGCCACCCACACCTGACCCGCCGAAACCAAAGCCGCCCGCGCAACCAACAGTAGTGGATAACAAACCGATCAAGGTCCCGTCCACAGTGCTTCAAGGCAAGGCGATTGAACGCCGCAAGCCGTCCTACCCACCGCTGGCGGTTCAGATTCGCCTTCAAGGCGATGTGGCGGTCGAGATTATTATCGCGCCGGACGGCCGAGTGGAAACCGCGCGAGTCATCAGTGGTCATCCTATTTTGGCTACGTCCGCAAGAGAGGCGGCGATGGCTTGGCGGTTCGAACCGACGTTGTTGAACAAAGTGCCGGTGCGTGTGACCGGAGTCATCACGTTCGTGTTCAAGCTGAGCGATTAAGAATGGATTGCCCGCAGGCTTCAGGTCAGGCCGCGATGACGGTGGAGGTAGTTATGGGAAAAACGGAAAGAATACTCTTGCTGTCCGCGCTGATACTCTTGGGAGCCGGGTGGTCGCTCTACCATTTTGGCTCACAGCTAAACCTCGAGGTGGGCGATTACGATCAGATGCTGGGGGAGCAGGCTCCGGGCGACAAGTGGCTTTACGTCGGCGGTTTGATGATGCTGATCTCAGGGTCGCTTGCCGCGGCGGCGTTTCGATTCTGGAGGGGAAGCAGAAAAGAGGCCGCAGGCTCGACGTTGAATGGGTCTCGCAACAACTGATGGACCGATACGGGCGCCCCATCGTGGGCGCCCCACAATGCTCATGGCATGTCGCTGAGCAGGTCATCACGTTAGTGTTCAAGATGGGTGAGTGAGGGTGGCAAGCTCTTTTAGAAACAGAACAGAGAATTAGCTTTGGGCCTCAGGTGGCCTTGGCTCACTTGAAGGGCCACTTAGAGCCGCACGTCAGACGTGAAGCGAGGCATTGAGTATCTCAATGCCTACAAGTTGATCACCTCTGTAGTCGAGAATGACGTAGTCGTTTAGCTCGTCGCTTCGCGTCGCCTCTCCGTTTTCAGTGAATCCAACATAAACTACGTCTGCCTCGTCATCATACCTGGACCATCTCGGCTCTCCCGGTATGATGATCTGATGCCCAAGCTGCTGAAGAAAAGAAGCGAGCCTTTCTTCAGCTAGTATCTCTTTTGTCGTGGCCATGTCTTGAAC
It includes:
- a CDS encoding energy transducer TonB gives rise to the protein MFDQLVVSTVQRSKRRTAKFFFGTGVFYLVVVSSAFALSILMANPRLADTEVLTLVGRLPSPRSPIVHEIRQGSPSTTPPDLNNVQDFDAILSHRTTTQRRFPLPPGAFVPSGQAWLGAEGEGGPPSGIGSPGVFGGERMGDPPPTPDPPKPKPPAQPTVVDNKPIKVPSTVLQGKAIERRKPSYPPLAVQIRLQGDVAVEIIIAPDGRVETARVISGHPILATSAREAAMAWRFEPTLLNKVPVRVTGVITFVFKLSD
- a CDS encoding DUF2283 domain-containing protein — its product is MVQDMATTKEILAEERLASFLQQLGHQIIIPGEPRWSRYDDEADVVYVGFTENGEATRSDELNDYVILDYRGDQLVGIEILNASLHV
- a CDS encoding zf-HC2 domain-containing protein translates to MECKKFELTASAYIDRQLHENEAAEYREHLSTCEGCRLRLVATEAVSLALRNADRPAVPRELRSYIMTEATRRARREISLSESLLMWLLKLNPRPVAYATGLVISLLSFSALFSSFRPIPFSESQSEAAAIYPIISGSDREYHSYNNLPPDRGLTDTEHYYQLPRVLDNSALVSFSHIAYQKRGNQGMSALVEVDSDGRGRLVNVIDAPTDPYMIEQLWWSLRNRTFQPATVSGRPVSTRIILLVEKVDVSG
- a CDS encoding tetratricopeptide repeat protein is translated as MAKPGRKKKKVSVKEMKFKHDPIIRFYEATQDWLQERGRPVVIAVGVIAGIVLLYVAGSYFFDYRKSKAETAFSDAFEKFNAPVQDPTSTTATPPTGKFYTDEQTRWRESAEAFERLANDYSSYYGSIGRYYAGVSYLHFDRDKGISLLEQAVNKNDPPASDLARLALAENYAVNGDDEKAISLYQQLLSSSRTLKPAVEVGLGRVYEKTGDTEKAVEAYLEAAKSGRSSGAGAEAEKRLQALAPDRLKELPPETSMPVQP
- a CDS encoding metal-dependent hydrolase; translation: MENLAHTLLGLSFAKAGLERVTPLATTALVISSNLPDVDVLWRLQGGTLSYLEYHRGFTHGFVGLTLVAAALTLGLMFVDRQFRLRRDPFRRPLRPMRIFLLAYLGGLGHAFMDFTNVYGVRPLLPFSHRWFYGDVAFVVDPWIWLILGSAAVWLSTTDAARIFLWLVIGIIAALVVGLALRHVSDAETLTVPTLARVIWFLGLGVVVAGTLFRWGRAGERLARYSLLLLALYYSGMWMAHQSAMKEAQNSLKVGGVTSMAVWPAPGNPLAWQAAAQSGDAVYTRNIDLTDRREQWRELPALDPQIADALRRSNEGRVVLDFLRYGAASVETRADGTTVVSLRDLRFDLRMRVELDREMTVTSAEARWF
- a CDS encoding sigma-70 family RNA polymerase sigma factor; this encodes MSARDMAALEQNTLAGLDLDAGAIEHHPEAGLISRLRARDLAAFEELVAQFERPVYALCFRLLGDAEEARDAAQETFLKVYRGLGGFRGEAGLKTWIYRIAINQAMNQKRWWRRRHRDETISLDITRGQSDTTIGNLLPGRARSPEAQAISSEREHNIMRALGEIKDEYRIALMLREIEELSYEEIAQTLAISIGTVKSRIARGREELRRRVKDLL
- a CDS encoding VWA domain-containing protein, translating into MKRRTSLLSLFLAGILLPTTLVRLQAQQSSTEQPAKLEVEKVVLDFQIMKKGEFVRGLKKQDLSVYEDDAKQEITQFSEGDPPLSIVLLLDLSNSMRKSVRYVRESAQQIAQGFNPDDEVALMTFAIDVVLAQPFTRNKQQIANGLGQVPVPAGYTMLNKALKEAATYSAKSATPGNRRVIIAFTDDEDTAGSTDSLNQASHAIFSSGIVVCGFIVRVPSRVFYPTSEGGVAKLVRQTGGVPLFVDERKLGEQMAGVVRLLHRHYVIEYVPSNAKHNGKFRRIRLRLSPDVEKREGKLDILAREGYYAPTR